The following are from one region of the Coffea eugenioides isolate CCC68of chromosome 2, Ceug_1.0, whole genome shotgun sequence genome:
- the LOC113762111 gene encoding AT-hook motif nuclear-localized protein 6-like isoform X2 yields the protein MEEKEGMNSSVGVPVKGDETSESFRVEPSVENPSQFSGSAVSTTEATPVSVATPATEGKKKRGRPRKYGPDGSVTMALSPMPISASIPLTGDYSAWKQSRGRPIDSYKKKHKLEFESPGDRVAYSVGANFTPHVITVNAGEDVTMKIISFSQQGSRAICVLAANGSISNVTLRQPNSSGGTLTYEGRFEILSLTGSFMPSDNAVAKSRSGGMSVSLAGPDGRVLGGGLAGMLLAAGPVQVVVGSFLPGHQLEQKSKKQKFEQTAIYAAIPAQPLPEERTEGAYSAPRPSLTSSASFHGDDVVSVNALNTKISAPESIVTATAAEYKDQSQSKCEVSC from the exons AtggaggaaaaagaaggaatGAATAGTTCTGTGGGGGTGCCAGTGAAGGGTGATGAAACTTCAGAGAGCTTCAGGGTAGAGCCAAGTGTGGAAAACCCAAGTCAGTTCAGTGGATCAGCTGTGTCAACTACAGAAGCTACACCAGTTAGTGTTGCAACACCGGCCACAgaagggaaaaagaagagaggGAGACCGAGGAAGTACGGACCAGATGGTTCGGTGACCATGGCATTGTCACCGATGCCGATATCAGCTTCTATTCCGCTTACAGGAGATTATTCAGCTTGGAAACAGAGTAGAGGCCGGCCAATTGACTCTTACAAAAAGAAACATAAGTTGGAGTTTGAAAGTCCTG GGGATCGGGTGGCTTATTCTGTTGGTGCTAATTTTACTCCTCATGTTATCACAGTTAATGCAGGCGAG GATGTTACAATGAAgatcatatcattttctcaacAAGGATCTAGAGCTATTTGTGTTCTAGCAGCAAATGGTTCAATTTCAAATGTCACTCTTCGTCAGCCTAATTCTTCTGGTGGAACTCTAACCTATGAG GGTCGCTTTGAAATACTTTCTCTAACAGGATCATTTATGCCTAGCGATAATGCAGTAGCAAAAAGCAGATCTGGTGGAATGAGTGTCTCTCTGGCAGGCCCCGATGGTCGCGTTCTTGGGGGAGGACTTGCTGGCATGCTGTTAGCAGCTGGTCCTGTTCAG GTCGTTGTTGGAAGCTTCCTCCCTGGCCACCAGCTGGAGCAAAAGTCGAAGAAGCAGAAATTTGAGCAGACAGCTATTTATGCAGCTATTCCTGCGCAACCTCTACCCGAGGAAAGAACAGAGGGAGCCTACAGTGCACCAAGGCCAAGTCTGACTTCTTCAGCTTCCTTTCATGGGGATGATGTGGTTTCCGTGAACGCATTGAATACAAAGATATCAGCCCCTGAAAGTATTGTTACTGCAACTGCAGCGGAGTACAAGGACCAGAGTCAATCCAAGTGTGAGGTTTCTTGCTGA
- the LOC113762111 gene encoding AT-hook motif nuclear-localized protein 6-like isoform X1 encodes MEEKEGMNSSVGVPVKGDETSESFRVEPSVENPSQFSGSAVSTTEATPVSVATPATEGKKKRGRPRKYGPDGSVTMALSPMPISASIPLTGDYSAWKQSRGRPIDSYKKKHKLEFESPVPTGDRVAYSVGANFTPHVITVNAGEDVTMKIISFSQQGSRAICVLAANGSISNVTLRQPNSSGGTLTYEGRFEILSLTGSFMPSDNAVAKSRSGGMSVSLAGPDGRVLGGGLAGMLLAAGPVQVVVGSFLPGHQLEQKSKKQKFEQTAIYAAIPAQPLPEERTEGAYSAPRPSLTSSASFHGDDVVSVNALNTKISAPESIVTATAAEYKDQSQSKCEVSC; translated from the exons AtggaggaaaaagaaggaatGAATAGTTCTGTGGGGGTGCCAGTGAAGGGTGATGAAACTTCAGAGAGCTTCAGGGTAGAGCCAAGTGTGGAAAACCCAAGTCAGTTCAGTGGATCAGCTGTGTCAACTACAGAAGCTACACCAGTTAGTGTTGCAACACCGGCCACAgaagggaaaaagaagagaggGAGACCGAGGAAGTACGGACCAGATGGTTCGGTGACCATGGCATTGTCACCGATGCCGATATCAGCTTCTATTCCGCTTACAGGAGATTATTCAGCTTGGAAACAGAGTAGAGGCCGGCCAATTGACTCTTACAAAAAGAAACATAAGTTGGAGTTTGAAAGTCCTG TTCCAACAGGGGATCGGGTGGCTTATTCTGTTGGTGCTAATTTTACTCCTCATGTTATCACAGTTAATGCAGGCGAG GATGTTACAATGAAgatcatatcattttctcaacAAGGATCTAGAGCTATTTGTGTTCTAGCAGCAAATGGTTCAATTTCAAATGTCACTCTTCGTCAGCCTAATTCTTCTGGTGGAACTCTAACCTATGAG GGTCGCTTTGAAATACTTTCTCTAACAGGATCATTTATGCCTAGCGATAATGCAGTAGCAAAAAGCAGATCTGGTGGAATGAGTGTCTCTCTGGCAGGCCCCGATGGTCGCGTTCTTGGGGGAGGACTTGCTGGCATGCTGTTAGCAGCTGGTCCTGTTCAG GTCGTTGTTGGAAGCTTCCTCCCTGGCCACCAGCTGGAGCAAAAGTCGAAGAAGCAGAAATTTGAGCAGACAGCTATTTATGCAGCTATTCCTGCGCAACCTCTACCCGAGGAAAGAACAGAGGGAGCCTACAGTGCACCAAGGCCAAGTCTGACTTCTTCAGCTTCCTTTCATGGGGATGATGTGGTTTCCGTGAACGCATTGAATACAAAGATATCAGCCCCTGAAAGTATTGTTACTGCAACTGCAGCGGAGTACAAGGACCAGAGTCAATCCAAGTGTGAGGTTTCTTGCTGA